The sequence GGATACCGGAAGTGGCGGACTAGTGGGCCACGTGATGCCATGGCGGCACTAAAGAGGTTTTGCTTGCCGCTGTTTCGAGGTGAGTGAGAGGCGGCTTGGGAAATGTCGAgatcaaagaaacagaaaaacagtttatgtaatgcttctaatgagatgatgCTATTTATCTGTTCATATTTATCATCTGCGCTATTTTCTGTAAACTCTTGTGAGCGCCTCGGGATGCATTTCATTTAGAACTCTTGGAGTTCTGATTAGTCGACAAGGGGGTCTTGTTGAACGTGTGTGGTACACCCTCAGTAAACAGAGTCCTAGTAGCGGATACCTTGTGGAAAGCCTAAGCTGACATAGAGAGAATGTTAAAATTCCACACGGTTGTGACCGCATGAatagataaaagataaaaatgcaaACAGGTGTTAAGATAGAGTCGAACTACTATAGATATCCCTTCGCGTATGGCCGAAGTTAACCAACCTTTCGATCTGTAAAGTATAGTTTTGCAGCAGTGCCAAAGCGACTCAAGTTGAAAGACCATTTCAGGTTGCTGCTGTAGTAAGAATTTGGCTTATAAACAGCACCGAGGTGTGAAAAAGATGATGTCAACACTAAAAGATGGACGCCAAACTCGGATCCTGGAGGATCCTGCTGCAGCATTTCATCCCAGCCACTTTTTCCATTATTAACCAATTAATAATGATAATGGAACATTGTGTTgccattttaattgtttcttctttaacaaagcagccaaacaatgacaGACGCAAAGCGTGTCACAAGATGACTGCGCTGAGATCTCATTTGCAACTGGGTCTTTCATACAGTCAGTCATTCGCTATATCAATATCTGTTTAAATGAAATAtctgaaaagagaaaaatgaaggtCTGAGCAATACTGATCTGCTTTGGTCCATAATCAGATTAGGATCAGTTTTGTAAATTACtagtgtggcagaatgagaatggtaacaagccatcaaattaaaaaaatgtgtttcatcaATTGCTAAATAGGAGATTAACTGTAGCGAAAATGGTGGCCCCCAAGGACTGTTTGAGACACCTGAGTTTGTCTTCTGCTGGCTtactttgtatctctttattatttGACTTCCAGTTAAGGAAAAAAGCAATTAAGCAAGCCAATCATAATTAGAGAAGATGTATTAACTGAAATTAGGAACAGTAACtggacactaattaagaaatcCCTTTAACAAAAACCTGCCGCCACAGTAACTCTCTTGGACTAAAGGCACTGTAGCACTTTAGGAGGAGAAGCGCTGCAGAATATAGGAAAACGCTGTCACACgcatagagtacagtgaaattctcattTGCATGTCCAACCAATGTGCATTATATAGAATTACACAATGTATGACATTTGAGCTCCTATCTATTGTTAAAGAAAATGAGACTAATCATACAGGCCAAGTATATTTTCACAGACCGATCACGCAGTACACAATAGCTGCATATTTTTATACAACCCAGTTGGCTTAATTTAAGATCCATCCTTGACGATAATATATTTAACCTCATAGCTTGTATTTTCATTCTGCCACGTCAAGTCGCCCTtagatttttcctttccaaggatatcatccaaatgatttgtgaCCCAGAGCTTACTAATTCTTAACCATTCTCTTTTTTTGCAAttcatttctttccaaatatgtTACTAAAACAGGTATTTCATGATGAACATAGACTTTTTGCAAATAAGACTACGGTATGTGGttccttttgtcatttgcacttcattgttaattggcagctggttaagaaaacgaggcaattcaaaaagtgaatgcTTCTTCTTATAATCTTCAGAAGTGCAAAAATGTTGTTTGGAACAACAGCTGCTTCTGCAATAATTGGTTTGGCACCAAACAACTGCAGCCACTGTGCACCTCCATTACTGAACCTGCACCATGTCATGACCAAATCTACAACTGTTATGTGTTAAGTtatataacagaaatgtgaagccACTTatggaataatggatggattttttttactcttgtATTAGCAGGGCTAGACAAAGTAAATAAACGAACTACTGCTACGTATATGAAATAGGTAATACTCGTTTTAAAGGAATGTAAGTAAGCATAGTGACCTTAAAAACTCTCCAACTGATGCTTTCTTAGAAGCATTTGGCAGAATGGCTTGTCGCAATACCCATGTCAGAGCTATCATGTTTAGAAAGCAGTGGACCATCCATGCTTTTTCAAAATCTCCAGTGCATGGTGTATTGGGAGAGTTGCCCATTTCAGCTGCAGTGGGCACACAAGgctaaccctgggcagggcatgcTTGCTCATACAGGGCCATACTGGACTCCTCATTAAGTGTAAGCTGTCTTTGGGAAGTTCTatatggacatggggagaacatggaaactgtGCAGGAGTTTGATTTGAGTCCAGGAGTCTGAACTTGTCAGGCAGGACCACCAAACGTACTACTCCTTGCTACACCATGCCACTGCAGTACACTtgtaattttacaatttaaacgTTTAATGCCAGTGATAATCTTTTCCCTTTAATTATATAAAAGTGAACAAAATGTTAATTGGCATATGATATAGTAGTAAAAACAAAGATGTACAactttatcttttaaaatatagTAGGTTAAAAAGGACCGGTACTTTTGATCTGTAGAAGTTCGAAATATTTTCCCTCATCTTTCCAGTAGGTGGTAGTAAAACATCATCGTATGTGAAGGAtgatgaggttaggagcacacactgatacagtgcattgccgcacccaccacacgacaaaccaactcgggATCCAGAttcggacccgagtgcagctatacaacgggtgatacctccgcaccacactagttcagactGCCAGTAAAAGGGTTACGAGAtttaaatagacaaaaaaaagtttttaccaATTTGCTGAAGGCCACGTGTCCTGggatttttgttctttaaaagaaCTGCAGTAGTATCTGTGGTATGTCAAGAAATTACTCTACATGACCAAAGATAAGAGAAGTGAATTACAATTAGTTACAGTATAGTATACTGTATTAATAACATTTACCCCAATATAAATGTGTAGGTTATGATCTACTGTGTATACTTGTTGTGTATGCAGCTTTTTGTCTATTTTGGTTGATTTGTGTTTCTGCCTGGCATTTCTTCCGAGGTCAGAGCTAGCAGGGTAGAAGGTAGGTTGAGCCTctggtgccagtccattataggGCCCACTCACGCAAATGTCTTTTGCTATATAATACAGTTTTTAGCAAAACTATTTGCTACGAAGAGAAACATTTTGAAGGTTCTACAGCAGTGTTGTATTATGCATGTAGACCACTTTCTCTAGTACCTGGAAATATTTCTTACAGGGTGGTAGCATATATAGTGCCAGGAGACTTGGTGTAAATATGGTCTATTTAGAGTATtcagattggttttttttttttttggatacttCATTTTCTTCCTACATCCCCAAAGTATGCATGTCTAGCTAATTACCATCCCTCATCTGGCCTAGAATGAGTAGTGTGAGTGTGTGCTTTATTCAGGGTTGATTTGTGCAAACCCCTGCCCCGATCCTGAATTAGAATACAGGTATTTGGAAACAGatgaaatatttcataaataaatgtaagatgACAGAAAAATTACCcatctttctgtcctttttttttggataGACAATATTAGTGTCCTGGAAGTGTTGTCTTAAggtggaaacaaaccctgggtgagGTGCCAGTCGCAGCCAAGCAAATGTTCATACTCACTTATACTGGGAATGTTCAGAGTTGACATTTAACCAGAACTACACGTCTTATGGATGAGGGTGGAAAACCTcaccaaaaaaaaacaccacccaGACAAGGGGACAACTTAACAGGTTCCACAAAGGCCATGCCAGTGCTGAGATTTAATACCAGCACTCTGGGGTGCCAGACAGCAGTGCTAAACTACTGCACCATGATGCCACACTGTTGACAAAATATCAACCTGAAATGGGTTATTTTATAAATGATTACAAACTTTGCTTCTGGTCTTTAAAATTCCTAAAACAAAAGCTAAATTGTTGCAATTTCTTAGAATATATAGGTTTTACTACTAATACAAAGAATGCAGATGaaattttattatacatttttatttatattgacatttttatttatattgcgcctttcccatgctcaaggcacttgcagaatataagaaagaacggcagggtatacagtatatagcattatactaaaccagataaataaataaaggagattacgacagtaaattcagagaaagcctaacagacaacagaattgattaTAAAGCCCAACTTGCCTTGAACAAGCTATATCTTTCTAAGCCTGTTCATGGaggtcatttttaatttatatgtattaacattttttttgttcaattttatatGAATTGTTATGGCTTGAACTTTAGAATTGcctactaaaacataaaaaggaaTACTGGAGATTGTGCAGAATGGATGGGATGAGAATCCATTATTTGGACTCTATAATCATAAGAAACAACACAGAAGTGAGGACCTTCTATGTTGCTCCTTTTATGCATCTCCTCACTCAGAAACAACAATACTAGAAGTTTACTTCAAGGAATGCAACTCCTTACAATAACATGTTAAGTTTTGAAGTACTTTTCTCTGCCAGAGCACCCAGTTATTACTggacatgttttttattttttacaagtaTATGGCATGACAATGATATTCAGTATTACAGAAATcctaaaatgcatattttacaaatgaaagatttaaattcaattttccTTCTTGTTTATTTAGGTCCTGGCTTGTTTCTCTGCCCCCAAGTCTTCTACTCCTTTAGACCGTGTCGTCAGTGTACGCTATGTCGACAGAACTGTATTTCATCTACCACCCTTGAGCATCGACCCTCTTCACAGACATGCTTTGACAACAATGAAGACCAGAACCAGGCTCCGCTTGATTCTCTCTACACGCCTGAGCAGCGTGCGATGATTCTGCATGTCCTGAACACCGCATCCGAGAGTGAGCTGGCAGCTGTGAAGCTGCTGCGGGGCCGCAAGGCAACCAACATTGTTGAATACCGAGGCAAACATGGCCCCTTCCTTGACCTGAACAGTGTCCTTAGTGTTCCCCTGCTGAAGCACAAAACGACAGCTATTGTGTTCAGCTCTATCCTGAGCCCTTCTTCAGTACCAGCAAGGAAAGTGTCCAAAGGAATAGCTGTGAAGTTCATCAAGCCCGAGGTGGACAGAGAAATACTAAAGGCAAGTAAGTCATTGCAAATGTGTGTGATGAACAAGAGCAAATATTCTTGCAGGGGTAAAATGAAGCACTTTCACGACACATACCACTGCTTGAGACTTTGCTTTGAAAACCAGGTGACTTGAGATCAGCATGTATGCATTAAACCTCTTTATATaagaagaaaacttttttttttgggtaatctgtttttgtcttattttaaatgtCTTCAGAGTGCAGAGAGCATAGTGTCGATAGTGTATGGCACGAATAGGATTGCATGGGCTCACATGGATCACAAGTGTGTAGTCCAGGATTGGCAAGAAGCAGAGTGCCCAGCATTCATGAGGGGTACCTACCTGGCTGCAGTGTATTTGGAGGATGTAAGTTGCATCTATCGTATTGTTTAAACTTTTTCAATGTCTTGGCTTAACAGTTTAATAAATTCCTTGTTGAAAAATAACGTTAACAGATATGATCTAAACCtcaatttacttcatttttgtGTGCTTTCTATCTACACAAAGTGTTATAAGCAGTAACGGGACAAGACTTGAATGAAATGAACTTCATTGGAAGAAGAGTGAGAGGGTAGATCTCAGTTAACACAAGATTATAGTTCTGTTCTTAACAACAGAACAATTTTCTTTACATGAGTGAGACTTTTTACATTCACTGATGCCTGGGAAGTAATTTGTTAATATACactgctgaaaaacaaaaaagggaacacttaatcatcaccgtctaacatcaagtcagtgaagcttcagggatatcggACTGTCCActtaggaagcataagtgattgtgaatcaacattaccttctttggtgcaaatgaaagtgacaagagGTGCACTgcagaggcaacagcaagacaaccccccccccaaaatgaAATAGTTTTGTAGGTGGTGGCAACATACCATTGCTCTCtctttatccttcctgactgattcttttctagttttgcattttgccagCGTCCTGGTAGCATGATGTGGTACCTACTGCTGATTCAGATTGTAAAGGTAATTCGGCTTCTCCAGGGTGGCACATCCATAAATGACAtcacaaagtttgctgtgtctcccagcacagtctcaagagcataaAGAAGATAGCAGGATACGGGTCTTTACACGAGGAGAGCTAGACCGGGCCATAAAAGGGTATCAACCAAGCAGCAGGACCTGTATCTGCTCCTCTGAGTGAGGATGAACAAGGAGTACAGCCTTACAAAGTTACCTCTTGCTAGCTACAGGTGTGTGTTTTTCTGACCAAATTGTcacaaacagacttcatgaggatgggTGGCAGGAGGGCCCAATgttctctagtgggccctgtgctcacagcccattaCTGTGCAGCTTGATGGGCATTTGTCAGAGCATATCCTTTAGAGGGTTACTGCACATGCTAGGCTACAGtatcctgactgctgttaggtaccaggatgaaatccttagagCCATTATCAGACCTTGCGCTGCtgtagtgggtcctgggttcctcctggtgaagGACAAAGCCCGGCCTGATATGGCCAGAGTGTAAATAGGCATCGGTGCCTTCATCATCCAGAACCTGCCTAGACTGCCCTGCACGTTTCCCCAGacatgaatccaattgagaaccgcTGGCACATTACATACCGGTGCATTCGATGGCGTcaagtagcaccacagactgtccagaagctcacTGGTGCCCTGAttcaggtctgggaggagataccCCAAAGGCACCATCcaccatctcatcaggagcatgcccagacattgGCGGGAGTTCATATAGGCACGTGaaggccatacacactactgactCGTATTATGAGTTGCCATGATGAAACTGACGTAAGTTgggtcagcctgtgatttcagtttttgacttggATTTTCAGTGTGATcttgaatccagccctcaatgggttgATGATTTTTGTCTCCACTGaccattgttacatcattttgttctcattaCATTACATCATATTAATCAGTAAAAaaatttcacttttatatttcatttgaaattcaatGTATGATTTAAGTCTTCCCTTCATTTTGTGAGTAGTGTAAATTCTAAAATAAAGCTTCCTCTTTCGCAGGTCAGTACAGAGATAAAGTCAACAGTGTTTGTAACGTGAGTGTGTAGGGCAATCTTTAACCCCCTTTACGTGTTACATTACATGATTAAGTATACAGTACTGACATCAACTTTAATGTTCTAAGACATGTAATGGATGTGGTCTTTAATTGGTGTGCATCACATTCATGAGAGGTGATTACTAAACAGCAGTTAGTCTCAGTGTAGTCTGACATCTGATGATCATGTATATCATCACTTTTTCtgcataatatataatattttggtTTTCTGCAGTTTTTGTCGATTCAAAGCTAAAAATTGCCAATATGGTGCATTTATAAATGACATGCAATGTGACACCATTTTTGCCTAATACCCAATTCACGTTACAGGTACagcatttaaaagcctgttttaatttgcttgtctttattttaattttttttttggtagatttCTGCTGTCGCATCCAGGATTCCACAAGCAGATTTGTATATTCTGGAGAAAAGTGCACTTTCTCTTCAAAACACCAACTTGTTTCCCATTATGCTACACCTGCGTACAGTTGAAGCAATGCTCTTAACTCTGTTGGCTGCTAGGTTCAAAGAGGAGAACTACCCAAGGGTACTGAACATGCAGCGTACTAGTGTTGGCAAGCATTTTGGTCTCATGGTGGGGGAATCGAGAACAAGTGGAATCACACTATTGCAGCAGATGTTGTGCGACTCTGTAATACAGAAACACTCAAGGGTATATTTTCTTAAGGATATGGTGGTGCGCTATAAGAATATGTTTCAGCCAGGTGCAAGAAAGCGAAGGGAGGAGATGTGTGATGCTTTACTACAGGCTATAGCATTTTATGAATTACTGTCCAGCACCTAATATTTAAGGTGTGAATTATGTGAAAGGATGTACAAGACGTGTGCTATTCGTGTGGGTGATCACAGTATGTGGATAGATAAAACACCAGTTAGAATTCTTCATGCACAGTATTTTCAAACCCCTTTTTTCTTATTACAGCTCACTATTTGAGATATGAAACCATTTTCTGgactttggctttttttttttttgagggatTAAATACTTCTCAAAACATTCTACAAGGTTACATGAAAACCATTATGCAATAATTAAAAAGGATTTTTGATCTAAGCATTTGCATGGAAAATTTTTATGGTCCTAACATTGTGGTTGGAAACATACAAAATGCATTTATAGATCTTAAATTATAGGTTAGTATGGTAGAATAAACATGCATATGGAGACAGTACCTACCACACTCAAATTTTGGATATTGTtgagcaaaaaaattaaatatggttgtaattaaaaatacaaaagaagaatTCTAACAACCATACATGCATATGTTCTTAATCCTGTTTAATGTAATTCAGGGTTGCGGCCTATCCTCACAGCACTGGATAGagtacaggggaaaaaaaaaaataaaaaacctagaTATGGAACTAGTATGTTTCATGGCAGCACAGATGTGTACCTTCCCACACTCTCCTCTTCAGTGGGGCAAATTTAGAGACCACAGCTAACCTAACCTGTCCATGTTtgaggatatgggaggaaaacctacAATCAGTGGAGgagaaaatgtacaaattccaTAGTGGCAACTTGACACAAAATTCATTTGGGGGAAGTCgtactaaccactatgccacctaAATCCAATGTTAAAAACctaaagagaaaacacaaaatttaaattagaaaatactAATTTAACCTCTTTGGCATTAACATCAAACATGACTCCTGTTCAGAATTCTGTGTGAAAATATGGTCTGAATCAGGTTAAACTGGAATAACTTGAGATGGTATTCTGACACTATCTAATGCAGTGGTtatcaacgtcggtcctggggacccctttgGCTATAAGTTTTTGTTTCAGCCAGctattgtttttaattgtaatcttgggctaattaagtgaactgttattgtcCAGATTCTGTGGGaacaatgtagaaattagaaaacaaggcttggtatatataaataaattaaaaatgtactaagcagttatatggaattttttttgtctttttaacaatatttttcatcttgatgttctatttttccaggtgttgtaattgtttaattaatccattgtttaattagtgggtctgacactaaagtagttgcagcctttcatgattcagtgtttgctcgtttttaattgtcatattaagatacaatgaagggaccAAACTGCACAGAGggggtaaaatataatgaaatcaacaaaagtgagttaagcatttaaatctatagcaaatgcagaaatatttctaaatgtcttatgaatgtaaaaaataatgctgctgtgctttcttaatgtagaataagaggaaaaaaatatcagctaattaattgagatcagtgttacCAGTTGTCACGGATTATGAATGTGCTTGAAGCAAAAAACAGAAGCCACAGTAGGCCCATCCCTGATCTAATGGATAAAATATGCTTTGAAAAATTAATATTTCAATATGTTATGCTTTATGATAACTGGAGCCTTCTGCCAAAAACACAATACCAAACAAAAAGCCGCAAAGCCAgatttagaacaaactgaaccaCTGCTTGACTCGCGCAATAGTGATGCTGATGTGAATTGATCATTCAAGAATCCAGCACCTCCTTTTTGCTCATTAACATGTAACCCTGGTATAAAGATGTCTGTTGATCATGATTATCTGgactatttacagtttttttagcAATTATCTGGTGGAGAAAATAGTTGTTGGAATGAACCTCTATGATGAGCAGTGTCGGAAAAGTCACAGTAAACCATTATCTTGTCACAGTTGCTGTAGACAATGTGGGTGTTTTTCATTCTCCTGATACTGCTGTGCATAGTAGATAAAGCAGTCCAGAGATGGTACTGGAACACAAACCGGTTGTAGCAGGCA comes from Polypterus senegalus isolate Bchr_013 chromosome 17, ASM1683550v1, whole genome shotgun sequence and encodes:
- the tefm gene encoding transcription elongation factor, mitochondrial, which encodes MAALKRFCLPLFRGPGLFLCPQVFYSFRPCRQCTLCRQNCISSTTLEHRPSSQTCFDNNEDQNQAPLDSLYTPEQRAMILHVLNTASESELAAVKLLRGRKATNIVEYRGKHGPFLDLNSVLSVPLLKHKTTAIVFSSILSPSSVPARKVSKGIAVKFIKPEVDREILKSAESIVSIVYGTNRIAWAHMDHKCVVQDWQEAECPAFMRGTYLAAVYLEDISAVASRIPQADLYILEKSALSLQNTNLFPIMLHLRTVEAMLLTLLAARFKEENYPRVLNMQRTSVGKHFGLMVGESRTSGITLLQQMLCDSVIQKHSRVYFLKDMVVRYKNMFQPGARKRREEMCDALLQAIAFYELLSST